One Vigna unguiculata cultivar IT97K-499-35 chromosome 11, ASM411807v1, whole genome shotgun sequence DNA window includes the following coding sequences:
- the LOC114169453 gene encoding uncharacterized protein LOC114169453 — protein sequence MGRVYALSGAEATCSGNLIVGSCVIAGMSFYVLYDSRATHSFVSESRVQELSLPVKELQYDMTVSTPTSGLVKTSTLCARCSIVVEGRRFKVNLVCLPLKDLDVILGMDWLSANHILIDCNERKLLFPNPEDEKLLSSQQVAREVKEGSQCFLVLTQLSVEERDVCARIPVVEKFPDVFPVDVLGLPPKREVEFFIDLVPEAEPVSISPYHMALAELAKLKK from the coding sequence ATGGGTAGAGTTTATGCTTTGTCAGGGGCGGAAGCAACATGTTCAGGTAATCTTATAGTTGGCTCATGTGTGATTGCTGGTATGAGTTTTTATGTTCTATACGATTCAAGAGCGACACATTCCTTTGTGTCAGAATCTAGAGTCCAAGAGTTGAGTTTGCCAGTGAAGGAGCTACAGTATGATATGACTGTATCCACTCCAACGTCGGGCTTAGTCAAGACATCTACCTTATGTGCTAGATGCTCCATAGTGGTTGAGGGACGTCGGTTCAAGGTAAACCTAGTGTGCTTACCCTTGAAAGACTTGGATGTGATTTTAGGAATGGATTGGTTATCTGCTAACCACATTCTTATAGATTGCAATGAGAGAAAGTTGTTGTTTCCTAATCCTGAGGATGAGAAGTTGTTGTCTTCACAGCAAGTTGCTAGAGAAGTTAAAGAAGGGTCTCAGTGTTTTCTTGTTCTAACTCAACTGTCGGTTGAGGAAAGAGATGTGTGTGCCAGGATACCTGTTGTAGAGAAGTTTCCTGATGTTTTTCCCGTGGATGTGCTGGGATTGCCCCCGAAGAGGGAAGTGGAGTTTTTTATTGATTTGGTGCCTGAAGCAGAACCAGTGTCAATATCTCCCTACCATATGGCTCTAGCAGAATTGGCAAAATTAAAGAAGTAG